AGACTTACTCTGAAatgactttttaatattttctttttttcataaaactacaaatatttatgtttaaagaccaaggttaaattatatattacttatcTACGCATGACGTAATTCGCTTactaaagaatttttgaagATGATCTGTTCTTTTGTAGTCAAaaacagtaatatttaaaagtcttTAACCTATTTAAAtgagaatattaaataaagtgttactaattttctttagaatcaatatataattgaacaataatttaagaaaatattcgtATACAATAACCCTCAAATTATAGTATTCATTGGCATACATAGTCATGTAGTCATAATACATAactaattcatatttaaatttaccgaaacaaaaaaataaaacagattctttaagttatttaaacaaattgctGTTCTTTCtacataagtttttttgttagatGTAACTAGAAAATTAACTTCTATTGCCATGCAAAACTTAATCGGTATACGtttcatttctattaatttattcctaAGTGAAAAACTAAGGTATAATGAAGGCGCCATCTACCTTTAAGTTTGTTAAATACGCAACGTACTCTcagtgataattttttacgaTCTGTTTTCGAAGtatttcatgttattttatatagctCCTGTGGTGATATTAATCATGGAAAGTTTGTTATATCACCGTAagcatttaataaacatctgCATCACATGCGCGGACCCTCCGACTACGCCATTTTAATTAGGTACATTGCAAAAATAACATCCGGTCataaatgtgtttaataatatttaacgagcagtgtaaataaacaaaggtTAGGTGAAGTAATTTCAAacgcttatttttaatttatcgcaGTAAAGTGAAGGCGCAATGCCAATTTCACTAATTCATGCGATTCGTATCTGCAtgaaacatatatatacaaactagcttttacccgcgactccgtccgcgcggaataaaaaaaaaagaaagaaaacggggtaaaaattatcctatgtcctattcctggttctaagctacccaccaattttcagtcaaatcgattcagccgttcttgagttataaatggtgtaactaacacaactttcttttatatatatagattataaataccTAAAGGTGAGTCTTCACTGTAGTATCATACTGTGTTACGACAATATTGCCATCTCTCTCATTCACACAGACAGAATAGAGATAGCAATAGTCTTTGTATACAAGTGTCtcgtaacttttatttatgactggaaaaattgttttcagcGTTTCAATTAACTTCTTTATTAGAATTTGTTCGGGGGATTCCCATTATTCGGGAGATTGAtccatcaaataataattaccaaTTGAATTAAGAACATATAATGCTATCTTTACTATAGGATTCAATGATAACTAATTCAAGCCGACTAAACAGGGACTGGACTGCATTTTGTAGTCGGTACCTTAACATCTAGAAAGGTTCGACTTTCATCATCGTGGAATTAACGATGCTGATACGATTATCAGAAATCCACgtgtttttaaaactatgaCGCACTTCGGAATTAAACTTTCACGTGCCTTATCAGGGCTgtcaaaaatgtttacacatttgaatttatgtattaaaaaaataaattctacaattgaaataaacttattCTTTGACAAGTTGCGCCAATATTGTCTACTGCTGGATAAAATTTgtctatttttgtatttatttaaaaaaaaaacaacctgTATTACTCCACACGAAGTTGAGTCTTACGGGTTATCCTAGATACTTTATACTTATTAATCGTTGTGCCAACCCTGGCATGttgtcttattttatttttttggtcacagctgttttaatttctaataaagATGAAATGCATGAGGCCAGTGccttttaagataaaaataagtgACATGGGTTGCTTGATAAAGAACTACTTTTTCCTCGATCTTGTAGAATGCGGTACACGTGCCGCCTACGTTCATTAAAACAGGGTTGCTTAACTGACGGCTCTTCATAGGTTGCGCAAGTGGCTCTAAAAATACCTCTCACACTGCTCTTGGGAAATAACGGCGTTAGTCTCAAATTTGTGAAATacttttctaaattttaaatcaggaatcataaaaataagtgCTTATattagtttgtattttttagttattaaagataaatgttGCTTAATTTGTAGACAAATTAACAAGAATCCTCGAAAACATGTACACGAAGTATGAACTATCAGTAATCGGAAAATTGAAGTGGTCCTACATGGACGAATACTCGTCGCCGTACTACTTCCCTCGGGATGGCCCTGACACATCCATACTCTGCGAACAGAAACTGAACAGGGACAGTTTTGATGAGAACTTCAAAGGTTTCGCTAATAATGCTCCCAGCAATCATAGAAGTGTAGATTACGATACGTTGCGGTATTTTTGTTCCGACCCTTAATAGTTTCATAGTTCCATACCATTTTAGGAATGTAATTAAACTCTTTACTTCATTTATCCACGCATTTTATGATATGCTTCATAATTAGAACATTTAGTAgatgtaagtaaatattttaaaaaaatgtgtagtaAAAATAGACCGACTATATagaaacgtaaaaaaactaGCCAAAAAGCGCAGTAATCGACTTTTACAGTCAAACGAGGATATTTGAGCTAGTGAGaatggcgctgctatcgcggttagttcgacagaaaatatgtaaaacctacatgGGCATAGGCAATAGGTATGAAAGGAAATATTACATAACTTCAGTTTACACAAAATTACCTAAGGATCTTATGAcacacttttttgacattgtcaATGGgtagttacatactctttggtGGGGCGTTTGTTGCAAATTAGTTTGGTTTTACCTACCCGTATATCTCAATAACTAATGCCTAAATATTATACTTGGTAAAAAAATGTCTCGtttctaatttttatgattaataaaatttattgacatCAAGAATCTattcttcaaaaataatagGATTATTTGGAATATcgacataaattatttttaaagatcaaaaattgacaatttttcaTTGTCAGATTTATTAATCTATTGTACAACTTGTTATTTCCCGCCCGCTATACGTCATTGTCAAATAACTCAAATgtcaaaacaaacatttaatacaaaaaaactatatggcccactataaaaaaaaggagAAATTTGAAGATTAAATTGCGTTGTTTGACgatagtttttacataataaaacatgaatattATTGAATATCCACAGATCTACCAGTTTGGAACTTCGATGGCAGTTCAACGGGTCAGGCAGATGGCCACAATTCAGATACTTATTTGGTACCGCGCGCCCTCTATAGGGATCCATTCCGTCGTGGAAACCACCTACTTGTCATGTGTGATACATACAAGTACAACATGGAACCAACAGGTAAgttcaaatttgtacataacaaaaataagtatattctTTAAAGTTCTCTCAGGTTACTCGTAGTTTGAAGTGGTTATTGTGCCATTGTAGTGGAAAcccattataaaatttgtacaattgctaataattataattttcataaatttacaGAGAGCAATCATCGTGTGAAATGCCAGGAGGCTTATGAAAAGTGTAAAGATGACGAGCCTTGGTTTGGTATTGAACAGGAGTATATCCTGTTAGATTCAGACCTTAGACCCTTTGGATGGCCCCCAGGTGGATTCCCACCACCGCAGGGACCTTACTACTGTGGTGTTGGTGCCAATAAAGTCTTCGCCAGGGATTTAGTTGAAGCCCACTACAAGTAAGTTTgtcttatgaaatatttatcttatgtATAGTATAATAGATAAGAAAGATTATTCAATGAGGTTACTAATTAGGCTATTCATCGTTTTTCTAGTGTACTGTTACATCATAGTAAATTTAACCGTTATAGGCTTAATTAAACAACAGATCGATACATATTTGATAGTCCagtaaaactactaaatacCAATATATGGTACTAAAGAACCAACTGAATTCTTCCTTAGTATGAGAGGGGCTCATTTTAATTTGCGTTAGTGCCTCACTATTTTCCTTAATAAGAAGTCAATCATTATCAGGTGCTGCTTGTATGCTGGTGTGCCAATAAGTGGCACTAATGCTGAAGTGATGCCATCGCAGTGGGAATTCCAAGTCGGGCCCTCTGTAGGTGTGACCGCAGGCGATGATCTGTGGATGGCCCGTTATATTCTGCACAGACTGGCTGAGGAGTATGGTGTCATTGTTACGTTTGATCCCAAGCCTGTGCAGGATTGGAATGGATCTGGTGCTCACACCAACTTCTCTACTAAGAAGATGAGAGAAGAAAATGGTATTATGTAagtaacgttttttttaacttactgACTAACTCTCAATGAACGggataacatgttttttaagtATGCAACAAGAGATATttgtgttacaattttttttcgaaatgaaactttttaatgtatctaatgttgataaatgtttatgtttcATTTACATTGCAAatgattgtaaaattaatgcaAATATCAGTAATTACATGTACTTATCTCATTTCACCTTGTTTTTAATAAGGTTGAGGTAAAAAGTAGGTTCTTGACACATTTACAATTGTATTTTGAGGTCAACTGGTTACTGAGGATAACAATGtgtaaaacaatttcttacagactagttttaaatatttgagtaTGTTAAGTTTAGgttaaaaaagttgtttttatttagaccatttgaaattttaatcgctgaaaaatatttttgtcatatTGTTCCATAAAACATCtcaaataatatagataagcATTCTTTTAAGGTAATAATCCTCAAGGgattactatttaatattaattatgtgtttgtttatttttcagtgAGATTGAGAAGGCCATAGACAAGTTGTCGAAGGTGCACATGAAGCATATCAAAGTGTATGACCCGCGTGGGGGTAAAGACAACGAGCGTCGTCTTACAGGCTTGCACGAAACCGCCAGTATTAATGATTTCAGCGCCGGTGAGTAACTTCATATTTAACAACGGTAGAACCAGCAATGACATCTATAGTTCAACCAGTGAAATAAACACACAGAAGTTGGTGACAAGTAGCTCCGATGTGAGCAAAtgtagtcctcttcccctttttattgttttctaacTAAAGGCAGTATGAAAAGGGAAGTTTGATTTGATGCTTGcaaatttttactattaaattttctaaattgtaACACTCATTTGATTCCATTATCTAtctagtatatataaaagaaagtcgtgttagttacactatttataactcaagctcggtcgaactgatttaactgaaaattaaaggggaagtagcttagaaccaggaaacggacataggataatttttaccccgttttctattttttattccgcgcggacggagtcgcggggaaaagctagtttgtgataaaattgatattaaattatttgttgtaatttgtCTAGGTGTTGCCAACCGTGCTAGCAGCATCAGAATACCGCGAGCCGTCGCTGAAGAGAAGAAGGGATATTTGGAGGACCGACGACCAGCTTCCAACTGTGATCCGTACGCAGTTGTTGATGCACTCATGCGCACCTGCATACTGAACGAATAACACGTCTGTTCCGCGTCCCGGCGCGCGTCAAACTGCGCACGAGCATATCGCAGCTAGTGTTGCCATACACAGAACAATTAAACAACTATACCAAcacaatttacatacatttttagaactttttttttattttcgaatactattttttaatatctggAATTTGTCGCGGCTGTGGTTATAATCGCTTTATAGTAGTAGTCTTTGAATGAAAACACATTCCgatgtaatacaaaaaatggGGAAATTTGTCATCCGTAGAAATAATGTGATATGAAACTTTATGTACAATTGTTACTGGATAAATAATACGGATGTGTTGCCATAAGACATATTGCATATTCCGATTgccttatattaaaactagtaTCCAATAgtagttttttatatcattaatatatagaaataaaaaaagtttattataatgttggCTCCTAGCTCcacaattacattaattatatctacgatttaaaatttattataatcgaggatttttctttttgttttcatagatatcaatattttttttttcattataaaattattgtatagtCTATAgagaattattataatataaaaattataatcttaatgaataattattatttgatataacataaaataggCAAATAAATAACACCAAATAGTCTTACAGTTGCTCGTTAGTTAAATGGACCACATGagatatataaagaaaaaaaaacaattatagatttaaatacttttacgaaTATTAtgtgatattataaaatttaattgttacttttgatatttaaatagtttatgaaAGTActagaaataataacatatcattatttctaatttataaataaaacctaaaaaaaaaaaatattaggacATATTTACACACAATGTGACATAACAACTTAGTGTGCACAAATTAGAgttaattttcttgtttttgtttaaaaaaaaaaaacttatattgttttgtaacaaGTTGTATGaacatgttatatataaaacatgttgtgtAAGAAACATGTATCCTGaaaagttaataaacaataccttgtattaaaaacatcttttatttcatttcctttatataatatagcttttacccgcgactccgtccgcgcggaataaaaaatagaaaacgggataaaaattatcctatgtccgtttcctggttctaagctacctccccatcaattttcagtcaaatcgattcagccgtttttgagttataaatagtgtaactaacacgactttcttttatatatatagataataattatcaCAATTTTCAGCATAAAATTTTtggatgtttaaaaaaatccatttttttctaattctgtggctttatatttttgaacaaaagtaaaaaagattttttctacagatattaaatttaagaatgAAATACGCGTTGaagtatttgtttaaaaaacaatttaaaaagttttgggtTGGAACAATGTGTACAAAtgcttttgaataaaaaacaaacatcaatggctcaggggttaagctcttgacttgtaatctgcaggtcctggttTTGAATCCCtttatgtaccaatgtgtatttcgattttacatttatctaacgttcttacaatgaaggaaaacatcgttgttcaacttgcacatatctaagaaacaaattcaatgacatgtgtgaagtcaacccgcatttggccagcgtggttgactatgtcctagtcaccactaacttagggtagactcagagcccctcagtggggacatatagtgagctgatctATTCTGTACGCAAAATAATACGTTCACtacttgaaatatatttatagacgGGGTATTGCGAACAAAATCGTATgcttcaaaaaatatatatcccCGCTACAGTTTCGGTCGACACGTCGAATAATAACGTGCAGTTGATCAACCAGCGGCAAATAGCAATtttgctaaaattatttgaagagAAATAGTTGTAGTTTTCGCTGTATAACTACAGAGCATTGTATTTGAatcaatttgttaataataaatgatagaCCAACGATACATTATGGTACATACACGATAGGCGGCGGAAAAGTGGAGGCACTAAAAAAAGGCAAGAATCGACAGATTGCCTTCTGTTGTCAGTCGCTTTTTTACGGTGTGGATCTGTCCCGTTCGCACTTGCTACGCTGTCTTTTAGCGAAAACGAAACGAAAACAATTTTCGAGAAATGGCATGCACCCTCAAAAAGACTTAATTTACGTGACCGTTGTATTCTTGCTTTATTTTCATGGCTTAAAGTCGATGGCACAttagtttggatggatggatgtttgaaggtttcGCCGGAACggggatcttgataaaatttagcacagatgtggaaaattgtctggaagaacacgtaggctacttcttaggtgtttttttttaatccgagcagacggagtcgcgggcaattgCTAGTATAGtcatatttcaaatgtttctGCAGTTGTAACAAATGGTTTACGACGCTATTGCATGCTTATAgagtatacattttaaaggccttatataatatttaattcgaaatgaCAATAAACGTGGAAATTCGTACGCACACCACATAACACCGGTGCTACATTTTACGTttgattttgtatgaaaacgTGCATCTACTATCTACTACAATTTATGTATCGATGATGATAATCtaactaatatcataaatacgaatgtttagatggatgtatgtttatttgaaggtgtctccggaacggttaAACGGATTTTTATGGAATTTCGCAAAGTTGTAgagcataatctggaagaacacaatgGTTACTTataaaacgtttatttaatttcgcgcggacggagtcgcgggcataagctcgtattttatatataagtgaGGCAAAAGACTAAATTTATCCTTTCTAATCTTTTCTCATAAGGAAATATGACTCTGCAGGGATGTAAAGGTAGTCGAAATACTCTCTTTCGGTACTCCATCCATATAAGTAACGCATAGAAAACTTGTCGAAGGTAGAACAGTGGTCGCTTTTAATAAAACCAAATGGCTGCTTACTTGTTTACTAGCtacagtataaaaaaatattgattacgCTTTGAAGTTATTCGcggttataataaaatttgagaagaatactaaaataattgaaacgcTGTTAAACTGAATGAGCGTTTGTTGTGAACCTTGCAATGACACATATTGCTAGTCGTGTGTAAATTATCTCAACCAGCTCAAAAGTTCAGGTTAGATAAATTTGATTCGATGAGCTGCCGCTCAACATCTAAATTGGCAGCTCAAGGcgatggaattaaaaaaattgcggGCAGACAAGTCCTGAGCCAGCCGCCAGGCGAGGAGTGCTCGATACCCATCATGCGTTCGCGACTTTTGGGCCGGTAAAATCTAACCGCGTGCCATAAATACATCTCATATTGGCCGACAACTCGTAGTTTAAAACACAAACTCTGTGCAGATACAAATTAAGCTTAGGCTACGTGGCGGTTCTGATCTGCTTTACTCGTGTGAACCGtcatccgttgaaccgtttaCTGAAAACTGAAAAACAGACGGtactataataattagtaaaagaGTGAGTTATAGATGTCGCTGATCtcgatgtattttgttttcgcCTTAACATTGAACTTTAAAGATTAATTgctatttacaaaacaataacattttttgtatgacaatataatattaaactgaaattaaattaattataagaaataaacaagtcacctttaataaaaaattcctAATCTTTTGTCTGTGCTGTAAGGTAAAGGGCGGGGataaaaaaaaggattgaACATTCGTCATTCTCTGTGATGTTTGATGCATTTTTGCATTTACTTCAAGTGTTGCGTACTATCCAGTCGACCCTTGTGCTTTAAGAGTTAAGATGGCACCAAAAAGACCTGTACCACTTGGATGGGGGCTTCGTGTAAGCAAAGTCTGGggtaagttattattttattattttttctacatcGAATGTTCCATTATTGCGACGTATATGTTTACAGGGGACGATGTtgtataaatttcatatttataagatGACGGTATTTGTGTGCAACATTGAACCAAGTGATTCTTACCTCATACGTCATAATTTAGtctaataatttcataataattttaattattattttattttaacgtagGTACTCGggtacataaatttattttgacaa
This DNA window, taken from Papilio machaon chromosome Z, ilPapMach1.1, whole genome shotgun sequence, encodes the following:
- the LOC106717260 gene encoding glutamine synthetase 2 cytoplasmic yields the protein MSDAGHGKIEDNPKILSGPVLTNSPNAVLSKTLLGRYNDLPLPGDKVLATYVWVDGTGEHLRCKDRTLSFIPKQPKDLPVWNFDGSSTGQADGHNSDTYLVPRALYRDPFRRGNHLLVMCDTYKYNMEPTESNHRVKCQEAYEKCKDDEPWFGIEQEYILLDSDLRPFGWPPGGFPPPQGPYYCGVGANKVFARDLVEAHYKCCLYAGVPISGTNAEVMPSQWEFQVGPSVGVTAGDDLWMARYILHRLAEEYGVIVTFDPKPVQDWNGSGAHTNFSTKKMREENGIIEIEKAIDKLSKVHMKHIKVYDPRGGKDNERRLTGLHETASINDFSAGVANRASSIRIPRAVAEEKKGYLEDRRPASNCDPYAVVDALMRTCILNE